The Microcaecilia unicolor chromosome 3, aMicUni1.1, whole genome shotgun sequence nucleotide sequence CTTAAAGCTGACCTCCAttaaggagatttgcaaggctgtgacgtggtccacacattcacatctcactactgccttgagcaggatacccaacttgaaggtcggtttgggcagtcagtgttgcagaatctggggtttagaatccgactccaccctcctagactcatttttattctgttccaggctgcaccctcaTCTAGTTACATTTTaattcaggttaatctgtgttacattcttgctgttgcgaggcccatttGACCATTGTTTGTTGTTTGGGGTGCTAGGGATTCTGCACTTGTGAGAATaacaagcctgcttgtcctcggagaaagtgaagatacttacctgtagcaggtattctccgaagacagctggcttcttattctcacagtCTCGCCCACCTCCCCTAAGAGTTGTCTTTTCATGTACAGTTGTTTAGTTTTTGCTTTTGTATTGAACTAAGGTGGCGTGTTTGAGcgttgggcgggaaggcacttgcacatgtgcATTGGAGCACTGCTTGCGCTCCTTAAAGCTCCTTAAAGCTCTAGAAGGTTTTCCTCTGGCAGTCTTGCCAAACCAGGTGTTGCTGGACCATGacaacccacttgtgagaataagaagctgttgtcctcggagaataccttctacaggtaagtattttcgctACTTCTCTTTCTTAAATCCATGTTTAGCTTCTTCTATTTTGCCTTGCATCAATGTTAGGCTCACTATAATTATATTGATATGATTTGTAataatttctattgattacctaataATTAATAGTAAAGTAAGCATAACTGGCTTAATCTTTTGTCCAGGTCAGCTTCTGAAAAGAGTGTATTGGAACAAGCTGCTTCACCTAAATCCACTACAGAGTCTGCTGTGAACAGTCCCGTTTCCTCAGGCTTGTCAAATGGTCATAGTGATGAATCAACAGATGAAGAAAATGGTAGTAAAGATGGAGTTTTAACTTCAGCGCAGCTGCAGATCTTGAAAATGTGGCATGGTTTCTCTGTTGATGATTACACCCAGAGGAGTTGGCATGACTTTCCAAGATCATCTAAACTCAAGgataaaaagaaagcaaagaattgGTCAAAAAAGGTCACTGTTCCTGAACCTTTTCAAATGACTATTAGAGAAGCTAAGAAAAAACAACAGAAAGTTAAATCCAAATCAGAGATTGAACTAGAAAATAGTTTACTGAAGAAACTATTGGAAGAAGAAACAGAGTGTCAGAAACAATTTAGAGCAAATCCTGTCCCTGCATCAGTCTTCTTTCCACTGTACCGTGAAATAATGGAAAGAAATGAAGAGCGCAGAAAGTTTgtgaaagacagaagcaaagagatTTTGTTGGCTTCGCAGAAACCATTTCAATTTATTGAGAGAGAAGagcggaaaaaaaaaatgaagaaactgCAGTTAGAAGACTTAGTAGCTCCTAAACTGAAAACCCACACATTTAAAGCAAAGCCTGTGCCCAAGTCAGTTTATAGCCCAGCTATCAGTGAAAGGTTACAAGAAAACAACCTTTACAGGGCAATTCGGATTCAGATGAGAGCTCAAGAGCTCTTACAGAGTTCAGTTCCTCCCAGCATGCTTACTTCACATTGTCCCTCAGGAGAAAGGAAATCAAAATGCTGTGAGCCAAAGGAAGAGCTTTACAGAAAACCACAGATCAACTTGCAAGTTCCAGATTTTGAAGTTTTGCACAGAAagttccagaaacagctcctTCAAAAGAAAGATGCAAAACAGGTCACAGTATGTGAGCCTTTTTATCTTCACACATTAGGTATCCCATCCAGGAAAGAGAAGATTCTTAGGGACATCCAAACAGATGAAGATAAGCTAAAGGAAACACGCTGGCCATACACGACACCAAGGCGCAAGCCACAAATAAGATGCTCAAATATTAGTACATCTCCATGGAGTGTTTTGGAAACTGAACCTCCAAGAACCACAGAATCTACAAAGAGAAGGCAGCAAGCTGTCAGGTACATATTTTGTGTGTTAGATTAAGCCCCTACTTTTTTAGGGATTATTTCTATCATCTGAGTTATCAACTAATTTTAGTTCATAAACAGCGCTTTCAGATTTTTAAATCTTGGTTCTCAAAAGTTATCTGTAAAGACATTTTTGGCTTGTACTGTGAATAGAAATTTAGAGAATAAGTAACTCAGTTTCACCCATGATTGTTGTTTGACAGTTCTGTGGAAAACCTTTCCAAGACTAGAGAAATGCTTTAGTTCTTAGTTGTAATCCTTGTAGGCTTCATTTATACTAAGCAGGAAAAGATTATCTCATTTGCACAAGGAGAAAATGCCAATGAAGAATACCTGGAGAGATACTCACCAGAAGAAAGTATTTGAATTATTTGGCTCTAGGGCTTCttcctatattttattttatttatttatttgtttgtttgtttgttacatttctatcctacattttccccacctatttgtaggctcaatgtggcttacatagtaccggagaggcgtttgcagactcctgtgttaacaaatacaaagtgatgttgtggtaagatataaGAGTCATTAATATACAACTTAACAGGCTAGTAGAActgattctccaaggacaagcaggccagttgatTCTCACATGTAGGTGACGTCATCTATGGTGCCTGGTGAGGAATGCTCTTTAAGAGCTCCCGGCAGTGCTCATACTGCGCAGACACGAGTGCTTTCCTGCCTGCCGTGTGAATGCGGGACCAGCAGTCTCTTCTCATCTGTGGTGAGGAGAGAGCGCATTTTGTGCAGCTCCTCACAGTGTctgcgtgctttttttttttttcttgagagctTTTAGTACTATCCCTTGTGTGCATTTTTCCCCTATTTTGCCTTTTTCCCTCTTTGGGATACTTTTCCTTCCTGCCTTTAAAGTTTCTTTTGTCcagttttaagttttctttatttttctcaggctCGTAAGGCTCTCTAAAGCCTGACATCAGTCGGGagttttcccttttatttttctGGTGTTCTGCCCCTTTTTATATCATGATAGTTATTTGATTTGGCCACAGCTGTTTTTCCCTTTCATAtcattgaaggttcccagtggtttcaagtgtTGTGCTTGGTGTAATCGTACCATCTCTGGGGTTgacacccattcctggtgtatctAGTGTTTGGGGCCAGACCATAACTCTATCAACTGTATTCTTTGTGcatgcaaaaaaaacccccacagaaGTCCAGAGACACTCAAACGAAAAATTTTGGAGCCCAGTCTAATCATCGACATTGGCGCTTGCACCAGCATCAGGTGCATCAGTCTCTATGGCTGCTATCTGAGGCAGGCTTGATTTCAACCCTCCTATGAGGTGTTTTTTTGCTGACACGGATATGGACCGGTTATGGGTGTCTGATGAAGATCCAAggtacttcttggaggaggagtccTGTAGTATACCATCAGACCCCTCCCCACCAGAGGAGAGGCGAAAGTCCTCTACCAGAGAGTTTCTCCCGcttttgtgaaggagatggcAGCTGCCATCCCAGTTCATTTAGAGATGgaagacgagcccagggctgagatgtttgaggtgcTGGATTACAACTGTccacctagggaggctgtgactgtcccactTCACAAGATCCTGTGTGATGTTCAGTTTAAGAACTGGGAATCCTCTCTGACCCTGTTCTCCCCAAGAAGCTAGACACCATGTATCAGATCCAGTGTTTAGCTGGATTTGATAAGccacagttgcctcatcattACCTGGTGGTGAAATCTGAGCTCAAATGGGCCAGAATTCCAGAGATTTTGCTTAGGCACCCCCTGGCAAAGAAGCTCAAACTCTAGACTCATTTGGgcagaagatgtatcaggccttaATGCTCATATCCCGATTACAGTCGTACCATCTCTACACGAGCCTCTACTTGCAGAACTTGGTATGCAGTATGACAGGCTGAATCTCTTTGCCagctggccaagcagcagaaggcatgttgtaaATTTCTGGTCAGGGAActtgatacttttgatgttgcatccaggattTCTGCTCAAAGTggacagactctcatggctgagtGTCTCTGACTTGTACCCTGCggtccagcagaggttggcaggTGCTATGTGCCGTAGAGATAATTTTTTTGGAGAGAAAGCAGAGGAGGTCACAGACCTcatcaaaaaacacactgatacctTTGATACTCTCTCCTGGTGAGTGCCTTCTGcaccctcctcatccaggaggtttttggaCAAGTCGAAGAGGCATCCCTATTTCTCAtagaggcataggtacactcctcgCCCACCTCAGCAAGCTCAGTCCCAGCACTCTTGTTCACttcaacagcatgcacctaagACCCAGTTGAAGCAGGAGGTGAGTTTtcgactggctccagcagaacatAGCCGCCATAAATGTCCCATATGACCTaccgtgggggtgggggggagagaaggctgaattttttccaagaaaggtggccccttgtaaggttcttcaaatagttcgtctcgattattttatttatttatttattgcatttgtatcccacattatcccacctctttgcaggttcaatgtggcttacaatatgtcaaggatagtggaaatgagaagagggtGAACATTTAGTATAACAGAGAGATTTAGGGTTAACTGGTAGAGGAATAGATGAGAATGCTAAGACAGAAGGCATAATAACATTTctagatatatgtgggagtttcacatgttttggtctttgtggtatatcttgtcgaagagatgagtctttagtagtttacggaagttagtcagttcataggtcgcttttaggttacgtggcagtgcattccacaattgcgtgctcatgtaggaaaaagttgatgcatgcgttaatttgtattttagatctttacagttggggaaatgaagattaaggaatgcaTTGTCGACATAGACCATCAAATTGCCCTCTGAGATCTTGTTTCAGCTTTCATCACAaggaggtacttgcagaggacctctctgcccttccctaccaAGGGAAGAGGTTCTATTCTAGATACTTCCTTGTGCTAAAGAagacgggggtggggggatgtgtcccatcctagacctaagggctctgaacaaattcctattcaaagaaaagttcaggatttccctgggcacccttctcccaatgattcaggctCAAGATTGTCTATGTGCttaaggatgcctacactcatatCCCGTTACTTCCAGGAAGTATCTTAGATTTTGGGTGGGAACATGTCACTTTCAGTATCACGTGCTGTCATTGAGCCtctcatcagctcccagggtttcaaagtctagtggtagttgcagtgtcactatgcagactgggagatcatgtgtttccctacttggatgattgactggtgaagagcacattgaCAGACTGTGCACAGGAGACCATGCAGAGAGCTATTTGGGTACTagaactactagggttcattttaaactaccccaagttccATCTACTCCCTCTACTTCCAGGCCCAACTCCTGAGGAAGCCAAGATTCTACTAGGTCCCACAGCTCTATCCTTTCTCCTTGAGGCAACCCGACAAGCCGGATGTTATTGCGGCGACTCTTGTTCTTTTGGTCATCAACCCTCTCCTGTAAATGCTTGCAGCGTTTCTCCAAGTTTGCTACCTGcgaggttatggtggtggtaagGTCCTCCTGATGCGATATTCTGTATTCTGCCTGTTGAATGCAGGCGTTTTGCATTGCCATACTCTCCTTGAGCTCATTCATTGGGGCGTGCAGCTTGGATAGTTTGTCATCTAGAATATCTGCCAGATTCCACGTTATTTCTTTAATCGCTGCCTCTTGCAGCGCAACCACTGGCAGATCTCTTCAGTGTATCATGCTCAGGCGCCATCTTGGCTGCGTGACTGCTTCCGCGCTCCCTGGCAGGTCTCGGGATCTTGGCGGGCATAGCCAGATCAACACGCCTCAAAAATCTCCACAGTCCCTCCATCAACTGCACCAACTCTTAAGCCACTTAGCAGTACTCACTGGGGTCCAATATGGAGAGGATAACAGGCATTAACGCTGATTTTCCATGGTAGTGGGGAGGAGAGCAGGCGCCATGCGTCCGTTTAGGTCACAACCATCACATGACCCCCATAGCGTTCCTAAATTCGCATGCTATTAGCTCTAATCATTGGGGCTGTATTTCCTTGCACTGTTCCTGCACTAATTTTATAGTGCTGTTTAGAACAGAGTGGGGAAATTGATCATGGAGGCATCAGgactctttttactaaggtgctctaaatgGATTTAGCATTTGCAaacgattagcatgtgctaaatgctcagAATCCCATAGGAACAAAATGGTCTGCATGGCACTTTATGCTTGCTaattcattagcatgtgctaaatccattagtgcaccttagtaaaagaaactATAATTGTCTTATCTACCTTTGTTCTCCCATACCTTTTGTTTTCTGAGTTATTTTTGATGAATTCTTCAGTGAATTAACATGGACTTAGTTTTAGTTTATGTTTCTACTCAGGAAATAACTTGAGGCAAAACAGGAAACTGGATGAAgactataaatttatttatttattagcctttttgaag carries:
- the FAM161A gene encoding protein FAM161A; the protein is MNSESDSESEHSLYEKKNRDGEDCIDFSKMWCSNREYYMQLEKLKNAHIKAMAQLEKMYQNKLHLKGVLPLEKKENIGSEVYRSASEKSVLEQAASPKSTTESAVNSPVSSGLSNGHSDESTDEENGSKDGVLTSAQLQILKMWHGFSVDDYTQRSWHDFPRSSKLKDKKKAKNWSKKVTVPEPFQMTIREAKKKQQKVKSKSEIELENSLLKKLLEEETECQKQFRANPVPASVFFPLYREIMERNEERRKFVKDRSKEILLASQKPFQFIEREERKKKMKKLQLEDLVAPKLKTHTFKAKPVPKSVYSPAISERLQENNLYRAIRIQMRAQELLQSSVPPSMLTSHCPSGERKSKCCEPKEELYRKPQINLQVPDFEVLHRKFQKQLLQKKDAKQVTVCEPFYLHTLGIPSRKEKILRDIQTDEDKLKETRWPYTTPRRKPQIRCSNISTSPWSVLETEPPRTTESTKRRQQAVSFQDESDHGVESENEEKYSKDYGNDKVNLEIGSIDDETS